The Callospermophilus lateralis isolate mCalLat2 chromosome 3, mCalLat2.hap1, whole genome shotgun sequence genome has a segment encoding these proteins:
- the Dio3 gene encoding thyroxine 5-deiodinase produces MPRQAASRLVVGEGEGPPGASGPTATMLRSLLLHSLRLCAQTASCLVLFPRFLGTAFMLWLLDFLCIRKHFLGRRRQPEPEVELNSEGEEVPPDDPPICVSDDNRLCTLASLKAVWHGQKLDFFKQAHEGGPAPNSEVVLPEGFRSQRILDYAQGNRPLVLNFGSCTUPPFMARMSAFQRLVTKYQRDVDFLIIYIEEAHPSDGWITTDSPYIIPQHRSLEDRVSAARVLQQGAPGCALVLDTMANSSSSAYGAYFERLYVIQSGTIMYQGGRGPDGYQVSELRTWLERYDEQLHGTRPRRL; encoded by the coding sequence ATGCCTCGCCAGGCCGCCTCGCGGTTGGTGGTCGGAGAAGGCGAGGGGCCCCCGGGGGCCTCAGGGCCCACAGCCACCATGCTCCGCTCCCTGCTGCTTCACTCCCTGAGGCTCTGTGCCCAGACCGCCTCGTGCCTCGTGCTCTTCCCGCGCTTCCTAGGCACGGCCTTCATGCTCTGGCTCCTCGACTTCCTGTGCATCCGCAAGCATTTCCTGGGCCGCCGCCGCCAGCCCGAACCCGAAGTGGAGCTCAATAGTGAGGGCGAGGAGGTGCCCCCCGACGACCCACCCATCTGCGTGTCCGACGACAACCGCCTGTGCACCCTGGCGTCGCTCAAGGCCGTATGGCATGGCCAGAAGTTGGATTTCTTCAAGCAGGCACACGAGGGCGGACCAGCGCCCAACTCCGAGGTGGTCCTGCCTGAGGGCTTCCGGAGCCAGCGCATCCTAGACTATGCCCAAGGGAACCGCCCACTGGTGCTCAATTTCGGCAGCTGCACCTGACCACCGTTCATGGCGCGCATGAGCGCCTTCCAGCGTCTGGTCACCAAGTACCAGCGCGACGTCGACTTCCTCATCATCTACATTGAGGAAGCACATCCTTCCGACGGCTGGATCACCACAGACTCCCCCTACATCATTCCCCAACACCGGAGCCTGGAGGACCGGGTCAGCGCAGCAAGGGTGCTGCAGCAAGGTGCGCCAGGCTGCGCACTGGTCCTGGACACCATGgccaattccagcagctcagcatatggcgCCTACTTCGAGCGCCTCTACGTCATCCAGAGTGGTACCATCATGTACCAGGGAGGCCGTGGCCCAGATGGCTACCAGGTCTCAGAGCTGCGCACTTGGCTGGAGCGCTATGATGAGCAGTTGCACGGCACTCGGCCCCGTCGGTTGTAA